A part of Arachis hypogaea cultivar Tifrunner chromosome 12, arahy.Tifrunner.gnm2.J5K5, whole genome shotgun sequence genomic DNA contains:
- the LOC140176681 gene encoding uncharacterized protein: MIVNGASDTVLCRCFPNYLDGPALDWLCALLAGSVSRFQQLAKLFEEHFAGSAIYLHDSDYLNTIKQGKNESLKDYMTRFTKVAISLPDLHLHAIKSGLRPGKFQETIAVAKPKTLAEFREKAKGQIDIEELRQARKYDKTSYRDDNKTPNSKKGFKLTPRFDSYTQFNTKREDIIKEILNSKLMKPPRKAGTYQDTKNIDKSKYCAFHQKHGHTTNDCVIAKDLLERLARQGHLNKYIGSHIQKRSTPSRNEDSSEQQYRGKEKVAANNYEKPRGVINYISGGYASGGSSNSARKRSFRAICSLEGPQNEIENPTQLPQLTFTQADYNSSIQNLDDPVVITLQLGDLLVKKVLLDPGSSADVLFYSTFQKMKLSNNILQSTGGDLVGFSGKRVPIIGSVWLQTTLGEHPLSKTCDIQYLVVDCFSPYNIILGRPFLNKFGAIVSTVHLCVKFPLQDDHVVTIHGDHKEARHCYNIGMKFQNYSKQQVNNVDLTHNSSALADLDPRTDFRERPTPSDDLQKVYFNNDANKFTFVGNSISKEELNAVTTFLQKQADLFAWKPSDMPGIDPQIISHKLAINSSARPVQQKKRKLGEEKRKASLEETQKVISAEFIKEIRFTTWLTNVVMVRKQNDNASGYATLSFMDAYSGYNQILMHPSYQCKTTFITDFGNYCYKVMPFGLKNAGATYQHLMDKVFAKQISRNIEVYVDDMVAKTKVGSNHIDDLTEIFAQIRHYNMRLNPKKSAFGVQGGKFLGFLLTNRGIEANPDKCRAVLDMTSPKTIKEVQRLTGRLAALSRFVPFLASKSNPFFQTIKKKNKFQWTDDCERAFNTLKTTLSQPPILQKPLQGEDLFLYLSVTDWAISSALVTERSKI; this comes from the exons ATGATCGTCAACGGTGCATCCGACACTGTTTTATGCCGTTGTTTTCCAAATTatttagacggtcctgcacttgattggttgtgTGCTTTGCTTGCAGGTTCTGTTTCACGATTTCAGCAACTGGCCAAGCTGTTTGAAGAACACTTCGCCGGATCCGCAATATATCTGCATGACTCTGACTATCTGAACACTATCAAGCAGGGGAAGAACGAAAGTCTGAAGGACTATATGACTCGCTTCACCAAAGTCGCCATCAGTTTACCCGACCTCCATTTGCACGCAATCAAAAGCGGCCTCCGACCTGGAAAGTTCCAAGAAACTATTGCGGTAGCCAAGCCCAAAACCCTGGCCGAGTTCCGGGAAAAAGCCAAGGGACAAATCGATATCGAGGAGCTCAGACAAGCTCGGAAGTATGATAAAACAAGCTACAGAGACGACAATAAAACTCCAAATAGTAAGAAAGGTTTTAAACTAACCCCTCGTTTTGACTCTTATACGCAGTTTAACACTAAGCGAGAGGATATCATCAAAGAGAttctaaattcaaaactcatgaaGCCACCAAGAAAGGCCGGCACCTACCAAGACACTAAGAACATAGACAAATCCAAATATTGTGCCTTCCACCAGAAGCACGGCCACACCACTAATGACTGTGTAATAGCAAAGGACCTCTTAGAACGCTTAGCTCGGCAAGGCCATCTCAATAAGTACATCGGAAGTCACATCCAAAAACGTTCCACACCTTCCAGGAATGAAGATTCATCAGAACAACAGTACCGAGGAAAAGAGAAGGTAGCGGCGAACAATTATGAAAAGCCACGAGGAGTCATTAATTATATTTCAGGAGGATACGCAAGTGGAGGCTCCTCAAACTCGGCGAGAAAAAGGTCATTCCGAGCAATATGCTCGTTAGAAGGACCACAAAACGAAATAGAAAATCCAACACAACTACCGCAGCTCACATTTACACAAGCAGACTACAACTCTAGTATACAGAACTTGGATGACCCCGTAGTTATAACTCTTCAGTTGGGAGATCTACTGGTAAAAAAAGTACTGCTGGATCCTGGAAGTAGTGCCGACGTTCTATTCTACTcaacatttcaaaaaatgaagCTCAGTAACAACATTCTCCAATCAACAGGGGGAGATCTGGTCGGTTTCTCAGGTAAACGGGTCCCAATAATAGGgtcagtgtggttacaaaccacactgggtGAGCATCCTCTTTCAAAAACTTGTGATATTCAATATTTAGTAGTAGATTGCTTCAGTCCATATAATATTATCCTTGGCCGCCCTTTCTTAAACAAGTTCGGCGCCATTGTTTCTACAGTTCACCTGTGTGTTAAGTTCCCTTTGCAGGACGATCATGTCGTCACAATCCATGGAGATCATAAGGAAGCTCGGCACTGTTACAACATCGGCATGAAGTTCCAAAATTATTCAAAACAGCAAGTTAACAATGTCGATCTCACACACAATAGCTCAGCATTAGCCGACCTAGATCCAAGAACCGACTTTCGGGAAAGGCCAACTCCGTCCGATGACTTACAGAAGGTCTATTTCAACAATGACGCTAACAAGTTCACTTTTGTAGGTAACTCAATAAGCAAAGAGGAACTAAACGCCGTCACCACCTTCCTACAAAAGCAAGCTGACCTATTTGCATGGAAACCTTCAGATATGCCTGGCATAGACCCACAAATCATCAGCCATAAACTAGCTATAAACTCATCTGCGAGACCTGtgcagcaaaagaaaagaaaactcggCGAGGAAAAACGAAAAGCGTCGTTGGAAGAAACACAAAAAGTGATAAGTGCCGAATTCATCAAAGAGATCAGATTTACCACCTGGCTCACCAATGTGGTTATGGTAAGGAAACAAAATg ATAACGCTTCCGGTTACGCTACCTTaagtttcatggatgcctattcagGGTACAACCAAATACTTATGCATCCCTCTTATCAATGTAAAACAACTTTTATTACTGACTTCGGAAACTACTGTTATAAGGTTATGCCTTTTGgactaaagaatgcaggagcAACTTACCAACATCTTATGGATAAAGTTTTCGCCAAACAAATCAGCAGAAACATcgaagtttatgttgatgatatggtCGCCAAAACAAAAGTCGGCAGTAACCATATTGACGACTTAACAGAAATATTCGCCCAGATACGCCATTACAACATGCGCCTGAACCCGAAAAAAAGCGCTTTTGGAGTACAAGGTGGTAAGTTTTTGGGATTTTTATTAACAAACAGGGGCatcgaggcaaacccggacaaatgccgaGCAGTTTTGGATATGACAAGTCCTAAGACTATAAAAGAAGTACAACGCCTCACAGGAAGGCTTGCTGCATTATCAAGATTTGTACCTTTTTTAGCTTCAAAGTCTAATCCTTTTTtccaaacaattaaaaagaaaaacaaatttcaGTGGACCGACGATTGCGAAAGAGCTtttaacacactaaaaacaaCTCTCTCGCAACCGCCGATTCTACAGAAGCCCCTCCAAGGGGAAGATTTATTTCTGTACCTATCAGTTACTGATTGGGCAATAAGCTCGGCTCTTGTCACAGAAAGAAGCAAAATTTAG
- the LOC112727236 gene encoding transcription factor MYB88-like isoform X3, with protein MVEDLSSNEGGQPCWRQMDLYEDSPASSEYSTGSTILPLSAGDIMEHSSHRDIETEMKTTQIEDKKEVDGCESGVLVTATLDQDMLLNSEEQINTDSAVFVSSRVEFGSPIQVTPIFRSLAAGIPSPQFSESERNFLRKTLGVESPSLNPSAQPSQPPPCKRALLDSLQS; from the exons ATGGTTGAAGACTTGAGTAGTAATGAGGGAGGCCAGCCATGTTGGAG GCAAATGGATCTGTATGAAGACTCTCCAGCCAGTTCTGAATACAGTACAGGATCAACTATCCTCCCTCTCTCAGCTGGTGACATTATGGAACACTCTTCACACCGGGATATAGAAACTGAAATGAAAACCACACAAATTGAAGATAAGAAAGAAGTAGATGGATGTGAGAGTGGTGTTCTAGTTACTGCAACCCTGGATCAAG ATATGCTGCTGAATTCAGAAGAACAAATAAACACTGATAGCGCTGTTTTTGTCTCATCAAGAGTGGAGTTTGGTTCCCCTATTCAAGTAACTCCGATATTCAGATCTTTGGCTGCAGGGATTCCCAGCCCACAATTTTCGGAAAGT GAAAGGAACTTCTTAAGGAAAACACTAGGAGTGGAGTCTCCATCTCTCAACCCAAGTGCTCAACCATCACAACCGCCACCCTGCAAAAGAGCCCTACTAGACAGTTTACAATCCTAG
- the LOC112727236 gene encoding transcription factor MYB88-like isoform X2 → MVEDLSSNEGGQPCWRQMDLYEDSPASSEYSTGSTILPLSAGDIMEHSSHRDIETEMKTTQIEDKKEVDGCESGVLVTATLDQVDMLLNSEEQINTDSAVFVSSRVEFGSPIQVTPIFRSLAAGIPSPQFSESERNFLRKTLGVESPSLNPSAQPSQPPPCKRALLDSLQS, encoded by the exons ATGGTTGAAGACTTGAGTAGTAATGAGGGAGGCCAGCCATGTTGGAG GCAAATGGATCTGTATGAAGACTCTCCAGCCAGTTCTGAATACAGTACAGGATCAACTATCCTCCCTCTCTCAGCTGGTGACATTATGGAACACTCTTCACACCGGGATATAGAAACTGAAATGAAAACCACACAAATTGAAGATAAGAAAGAAGTAGATGGATGTGAGAGTGGTGTTCTAGTTACTGCAACCCTGGATCAAG TAGATATGCTGCTGAATTCAGAAGAACAAATAAACACTGATAGCGCTGTTTTTGTCTCATCAAGAGTGGAGTTTGGTTCCCCTATTCAAGTAACTCCGATATTCAGATCTTTGGCTGCAGGGATTCCCAGCCCACAATTTTCGGAAAGT GAAAGGAACTTCTTAAGGAAAACACTAGGAGTGGAGTCTCCATCTCTCAACCCAAGTGCTCAACCATCACAACCGCCACCCTGCAAAAGAGCCCTACTAGACAGTTTACAATCCTAG
- the LOC112727236 gene encoding transcription factor MYB88-like isoform X1, with product MSSCYCQKTICIWAIIASKFKDKTTRQCRRRWYTYLNSDFKKGGWSPEEDMLLCEAQKLYGNRWTEITKVVSGRTDNAVKNRFSMLCRKRQKYEALAKENSISSHINSNNKKIVFQHAYNTDATSESAISIKKMRRAHITDDGGKIKFGDRSHLRNGTSINQHPRTPFALLAQNS from the exons ATGAGTTCTTGTTATTGCCAAAAAACTATATGCATTTGGGCAATTATTGCTTCTAAATTCAAGGACAAAACGACAAGACAGTGCAGAAGAAG ATGGTACACTTACTTGAATTCTGATTTCAAGAAAGGTGGATGGTCACCAGAGGAAGACATGCTCTTATGTGAG GCTCAAAAATTATATGGCAACAGATGGACAGAAATAACGAAAGTGGTTTCAGGAAG AACGGATAATGCTGTGAAAAATCGCTTCTCTATGCTCTGCAGAAAGAGGCAAAAATATGAAGCTTTAGCTAAAGAGAACAGCATttcatcacacatcaattcaaataacAAGAAAATTGTTTTCCAACATGCTTATAATACAGATGCAACATCAGAATCTGCTATATCTATCAAGAAAATGAG GAGGGCTCATATCACAGATGATGGAGGGAAGATCAAGTTTGGAGATAGATCACATTTGCGAAATGGAACTTCGATAAATCAGCATCCAAGGACACCGTTCGCATTATTAGCTCAAAACTCATAA
- the LOC112729890 gene encoding uncharacterized protein, with protein sequence MVFKSKSEFMQATRDYTIQWGRNISFVKNDKVRVRAVYKSDDCPWVVYCACNKLDRSWQIKTLVDNHTCSRRRKNRAATQTWTLNKLVPKLRKHPTMKHREHVYTRALKAAKKVVEGDEIAQYGLVWDYANELLTSNPGSTIQVGVIPMPESPPLFERFYVCLDACKRGFKAGCRPLIGLDGTFLKTLHGGQILTACGQDANNHIFVIAYAIVSAENKDNWQWFLELLHKDLGDYKKNKWCFISDMQKGLIPVVQEVFPRVHHRFCVWHLWRNFSKQWSSTELKDMV encoded by the exons ATGGTATTTAAGTCAAAGTCTGAATTTATGCAAGCCACTAGGGATTACACAATTCAGTGGGGTAGAAATATTTCATTCGTCAAGAATGATAAAGTTAGAGTTAGAGCTGTTTATAAGAGTGATGATTGTCCATGGGTTGTATACTGTGCATGTAACAAACTAGACAGGTCTTGGCAAATTAAAACTCTGGTTGATAATCACACATGTTCTAGGAGGAGGAAGAATAGAGCTGCCACCCAAACATGGACACTTAATAAATTAGTCCCTAAGCTTAGGAAACATCCCACTATGAAGCACCGAGAG CACGTGTATACTAGAGCCTTGAAAGCTGCTAAGAAGGTCGTTGAGGGAGATGAAATAGCACAGTACGGGTTAGTGTGGGACTATGCTAATGAACTACTGACTAGCAATCCCGGATCCACAATTCAAGTTGGTGTCATCCCCATGCCCGAGAGCCCTCCCCTGTTTGAACGATTCTATGTCTGTCTCGATGCTTGTAAGAGGGGGTTTAAGGCAGGTTGTAGACCTTTGATAGGACTGGATGGAACATTTCTGAAGACATTACATGGGGGGCAAATCCTTACAGCATGTGGACAGGATGCTAACAATCATATCTTTGTGATTGCTTATGCTATTGTAAGTGCGGAAAATAAGGATAACTGGCAGTGGTTCCTGGAACTACTGCACAAGGATCTGGGAGACTACAAGAAGAACAAATGGTGCTTCATCTCGGACATGCAGAAG GGTTTAATTCCTGTCGTTCAGGAGGTGTTTCCAAGGGTCCATCATCGCTTCTGCGTGTGGCATCTGTGGCGCAATTTCTCAAAACAATGGTCAAGCACTGAGTTAAAAGATATGGTGTGA